The Prevotella melaninogenica ATCC 25845 genome includes a window with the following:
- a CDS encoding RNA-binding domain-containing protein — MEYIDFKKLIDALTAKPKETEWLEFKHNFHSKEEIGERISALSNSSYLCNMPFGYIVFGVDDKSHDVVGTDLYGKQIMVGNEELESWLSTRLNPRIDFEIIDDFNYEDKGHVCIFKIPATINRPVSFLHEAYVRVGTITRKLKDFPAKEAKIWKGDRKSLEKIVLKKGLSGQDVFSYLSAETYFDMMHLPLPQDTNGILDRFLAENLITKDEIGYSITELGAILFAKHLSDFDGLKRKMVRVIVYKGKNKIETIREQTFDKGYAIGFEEMVAWINSQLPANEEIGMALRKDARMYPEISIRELAANMIIHQDFAVQGFPMIEIYSDRIEFSNPGQPLISVERFIDEYQSRNDTLADIMRRMGICEEKGSGMDKTIFYVELYQLPPVRFQLYESRTTATVFSYRKFADLDKSERVRACYQHACLKYVSNEKMNNQSLRTRLGIEDKNYPMASRIIKDALEAKLIKEENAEGGNRHNYIPYWA; from the coding sequence ATGGAATATATAGATTTCAAGAAATTGATTGATGCTCTGACAGCCAAGCCAAAAGAAACAGAGTGGTTAGAGTTTAAGCACAATTTTCATTCTAAAGAAGAGATAGGGGAAAGAATCTCAGCCTTGTCGAATAGTTCCTATTTGTGTAATATGCCATTTGGCTATATTGTATTCGGTGTTGATGATAAAAGCCATGATGTTGTTGGCACCGACTTGTACGGCAAACAAATAATGGTTGGCAACGAAGAACTTGAATCTTGGCTATCAACTCGCTTGAATCCTCGTATAGACTTCGAGATTATTGACGATTTCAATTATGAGGATAAAGGTCATGTCTGTATCTTCAAAATTCCAGCAACAATCAATCGCCCTGTAAGTTTCCTACATGAAGCATACGTTAGAGTCGGCACAATAACACGCAAGTTGAAGGACTTTCCTGCAAAGGAGGCTAAGATTTGGAAAGGCGATCGTAAATCTTTGGAAAAGATTGTCTTGAAAAAAGGATTATCTGGTCAAGACGTTTTCTCCTACCTTAGTGCAGAAACTTATTTTGACATGATGCACTTACCTCTTCCACAAGATACAAATGGTATTTTGGATAGGTTTTTAGCTGAAAATTTGATAACGAAAGATGAGATTGGCTACAGTATTACTGAACTTGGGGCCATTCTGTTTGCCAAGCACCTATCTGATTTCGATGGTCTGAAGCGAAAAATGGTTAGAGTCATCGTCTATAAAGGCAAAAATAAGATTGAGACCATTCGTGAACAGACTTTCGATAAAGGCTATGCCATAGGCTTTGAAGAAATGGTTGCATGGATAAACAGCCAGCTGCCTGCCAATGAGGAGATAGGCATGGCTTTAAGAAAGGATGCCCGTATGTACCCGGAAATATCCATTCGAGAATTGGCGGCAAACATGATTATTCATCAAGATTTTGCTGTACAGGGCTTTCCGATGATTGAAATCTATTCTGATCGTATTGAATTTTCCAACCCAGGGCAACCCCTTATCAGTGTGGAGCGTTTCATAGATGAATATCAGTCAAGAAACGATACTCTTGCAGACATCATGCGCAGAATGGGCATTTGTGAGGAAAAAGGTAGTGGTATGGATAAGACCATATTCTATGTGGAACTGTATCAGTTACCACCAGTACGTTTCCAGCTCTATGAAAGCCGAACCACTGCAACGGTATTCTCTTATCGGAAATTTGCAGATTTGGATAAGTCCGAGAGAGTGAGGGCTTGTTATCAACACGCCTGTCTCAAATATGTCTCCAATGAAAAGATGAACAATCAATCTCTTCGCACACGCCTGGGAATAGAGGATAAGAATTATCCAATGGCATCAAGGATAATCAAGGATGCTTTGGAAGCGAAACTGATAAAAGAGGAAAATGCAGAGGGAGGTAATAGGCATAACTATATCCCATATTGGGCATAG
- a CDS encoding tyrosine-type recombinase/integrase: MKTKTIREISLAWKRDKQRYVKQSTYAAYVLVLENHILSSFGDCDSLSEKLVQEFVLQKLNAGLSIKTVKDILIVLKMVMKFGVKNGWMNYCEWDIKYPTTVINKEMEVLTVTHHKKILDFIKQNFTFRNLGIYISLTTGLRIGEVCGLKWSDINTDSGIITVNRTIERIYIVEGERRHTELVINSPKTKNSCREIPMNKELLAMVKPLKKVVNINFYVLTNEEKPTEPRTYRNYYHRLMKHLDIPRLKYHGLRHSFATRCIESNCEYKTVSVLLGHANITTTLNLYVHPNMEQKKRCITQMLKYLRK; this comes from the coding sequence ATGAAAACAAAAACTATTAGAGAAATTTCGTTGGCTTGGAAAAGAGACAAGCAACGCTACGTCAAGCAGTCTACATACGCTGCTTATGTGTTAGTTTTGGAAAATCACATACTTTCATCGTTTGGTGATTGTGACAGTCTTAGTGAAAAACTTGTACAAGAATTTGTGCTACAAAAACTTAATGCTGGTCTCAGCATTAAAACGGTGAAGGACATTCTCATTGTGTTGAAAATGGTGATGAAGTTCGGAGTAAAGAACGGTTGGATGAACTATTGCGAATGGGACATCAAGTATCCAACTACAGTAATCAATAAAGAAATGGAGGTGCTGACAGTGACACACCACAAAAAGATTCTCGATTTCATCAAGCAGAACTTTACATTTCGCAACCTTGGCATCTACATTAGTCTAACCACAGGCTTGCGGATTGGTGAGGTATGCGGCTTGAAATGGTCGGACATCAATACAGACAGCGGTATAATCACCGTAAACCGTACCATTGAGCGTATCTACATCGTAGAAGGTGAGCGCAGGCACACAGAATTAGTCATCAACAGCCCAAAGACCAAGAACTCTTGCCGTGAGATACCAATGAACAAAGAACTCTTGGCTATGGTGAAACCACTGAAAAAGGTAGTAAATATTAATTTCTATGTGCTGACCAACGAAGAAAAACCTACTGAGCCACGAACCTATCGAAACTATTATCATCGGTTAATGAAGCATTTGGACATTCCTCGGCTGAAATATCACGGGCTGCGCCACAGTTTCGCCACACGCTGCATCGAAAGTAACTGTGAATATAAGACGGTTAGCGTGTTGCTCGGGCATGCGAACATCACTACAACTCTCAACCTCTATGTTCATCCCAATATGGAACAGAAGAAGCGGTGTATTACGCAGATGCTTAAATACCTCAGGAAGTAA
- a CDS encoding restriction endonuclease subunit S — MVDLDNDKLPNIVSGNTPKNYELCQEGDIAFADASEDTNEVAKAVEFYNLNGKDVICGLHTIHGRDNQHKTIVGYKGYAFSSTAFHQQIRRIAQGTKIYSINSKNFSECYIGIPSKGEQKKIATLLRLIDERISTQNKIIDKLESLIKGICNNYFLKLSHSQEMKSIRLRDILKERNEYCCKDGTFVHGTLSKDGLFPKTERWNRDFLVKEENKKYKITHLDDICYNPANLKFGVICRNIYGDLIFSPIYVTFEISKKVNIGFIELYLTNRNFIEKIRKFEQGTVYERMSVSPEDFLSYKIRIPSLSEQTFFYQKIQRLKNCSQNELEHLNLYKKLRHYLLRQMFI; from the coding sequence ATGGTTGACCTTGATAATGACAAATTGCCTAATATTGTGAGTGGCAACACTCCCAAAAACTATGAGCTTTGTCAAGAAGGGGATATTGCTTTTGCTGATGCTTCGGAAGATACGAACGAAGTTGCTAAAGCTGTTGAGTTCTATAATCTTAACGGCAAGGATGTGATTTGTGGATTGCATACTATTCATGGAAGAGACAACCAGCATAAAACCATTGTTGGATATAAAGGGTATGCCTTTTCTTCTACGGCATTTCATCAACAGATTAGAAGAATTGCACAGGGCACAAAGATATATTCAATTAACAGCAAGAACTTTTCAGAATGTTATATTGGTATTCCTTCAAAAGGAGAACAGAAGAAAATTGCCACGTTGCTTCGGTTAATAGACGAACGCATCTCTACTCAAAACAAAATCATTGACAAGTTAGAATCTTTAATTAAAGGAATATGTAACAACTATTTTTTGAAGTTATCGCATAGTCAGGAAATGAAAAGTATAAGATTAAGAGATATCCTCAAAGAAAGAAATGAATATTGTTGCAAAGATGGAACGTTTGTTCATGGAACACTTTCAAAAGATGGACTTTTCCCAAAAACAGAACGTTGGAATAGAGATTTCCTTGTAAAAGAAGAAAATAAGAAATATAAAATTACTCATCTTGATGATATTTGTTATAATCCAGCCAACTTAAAGTTCGGGGTTATTTGTAGAAATATATATGGTGATTTAATATTTTCACCAATATATGTAACTTTTGAGATTTCAAAAAAAGTCAATATTGGATTTATTGAGCTATATCTTACCAATCGTAATTTTATAGAAAAAATACGAAAGTTTGAGCAAGGCACAGTATATGAAAGAATGTCTGTTTCGCCTGAAGATTTCTTGTCATATAAAATAAGAATACCATCATTATCAGAACAAACTTTTTTCTATCAGAAAATTCAAAGACTAAAAAATTGTTCACAAAACGAACTTGAGCATTTAAATCTATATAAAAAATTACGCCATTACCTTCTCCGTCAAATGTTTATATAA
- a CDS encoding restriction endonuclease subunit S has product MTTTIDNEQKTLNVPNLRFPEFEGEWQEERLSDIADISKGIGISKDQLSADGEPCILYGELYTKYKSETIKEVISKTNIDNTKLVKSKANDVIIPCSGETAEEIATARCVLKDDVLLGGDLNIIRLHGYDGSFMSYQLNGKRKYDIAKVAQGVSVVHLYGEHLKNIKTINPSLNEQKKIANLLSLLDERISTQNKIIDKLESLIKGIMVELQKQGQNKGNWRNVLLSKVLKERDERNTNLYQVFSVSVSQGVINQVDYLGRSYAARDTSKYNVVHYGDLVYTKSPTGAYPYGIVKQNFNQENVAVSPLYGVYIPNSLSVGRYLHEYFRSEINTHNYLHPLIQKGAKNTINITNQRFLENSVPIPVCANELLLISKLLLSFNDKIKYQQSILQQYQKQKQYLLRQMFI; this is encoded by the coding sequence ATGACAACAACGATAGATAACGAACAAAAGACACTCAATGTCCCAAATCTAAGATTTCCGGAGTTTGAGGGAGAGTGGCAGGAGGAGCGTTTGTCCGATATTGCAGACATTTCTAAAGGTATAGGCATATCCAAAGACCAACTATCTGCTGACGGTGAACCATGTATTTTGTATGGTGAACTTTACACAAAGTACAAATCAGAGACAATAAAAGAAGTTATTAGCAAAACCAATATAGATAATACAAAATTGGTAAAGAGTAAGGCTAATGACGTTATAATTCCATGCTCTGGAGAGACAGCAGAGGAGATTGCAACTGCTCGTTGTGTCCTAAAAGATGATGTTCTTTTGGGTGGGGACTTGAACATTATACGCTTGCATGGATATGATGGCTCGTTTATGAGCTATCAGTTGAATGGTAAACGTAAGTATGACATAGCCAAAGTTGCGCAAGGGGTATCTGTTGTGCACCTTTATGGTGAACATCTGAAAAATATCAAGACAATCAATCCAAGTTTGAATGAACAGAAGAAAATTGCAAATCTTTTGTCCCTTCTTGACGAGCGTATTTCTACCCAAAACAAAATCATTGACAAGTTAGAATCTTTAATTAAAGGAATTATGGTTGAACTGCAAAAGCAAGGACAAAATAAAGGCAATTGGAGAAATGTACTTCTTAGTAAAGTTCTCAAGGAAAGGGATGAACGTAACACTAACTTATATCAAGTTTTTTCTGTTTCTGTTAGTCAAGGTGTTATTAATCAAGTAGATTATCTTGGACGTTCATATGCAGCAAGAGACACATCAAAATATAATGTAGTACATTATGGTGACTTAGTTTATACAAAAAGTCCTACGGGAGCATATCCTTATGGTATAGTTAAACAAAACTTTAACCAAGAAAATGTTGCAGTTTCACCACTATATGGTGTTTATATACCCAATAGTCTTTCTGTTGGAAGATATCTCCATGAATATTTTAGGAGTGAAATAAATACGCACAACTATTTGCATCCGCTGATTCAAAAAGGAGCAAAGAACACCATTAACATTACAAATCAACGATTCTTAGAAAATAGTGTCCCGATTCCTGTATGTGCTAATGAACTATTGCTGATCTCAAAATTGTTACTTTCTTTTAATGACAAAATTAAATATCAGCAAAGCATACTACAACAATATCAGAAACAAAAACAATACTTGCTCCGCCAGATGTTTATATAA